In Anseongella ginsenosidimutans, one genomic interval encodes:
- a CDS encoding UbiX family flavin prenyltransferase: MSGKKVVIAVTGASGAIYAKVLLDKIAGLGQQVEEAGLIMSDNARTVWEYELSNRSYADYPFTVYDKNDFNAPFASGSARFDTMIVAPCSMGTLARIATGVSNDLLTRAADVILKERRKLILVVRDTPFSLIHINNMKTVAEAGGIICPANPSFYSKPSGFEALAATVIDRALDLAGFEQASFRWGA, translated from the coding sequence ATGTCAGGTAAAAAAGTTGTTATTGCCGTTACCGGCGCCAGCGGCGCTATTTATGCAAAGGTGCTGCTTGACAAAATTGCGGGGCTGGGGCAGCAGGTGGAGGAAGCAGGCCTGATTATGTCTGATAACGCCAGGACCGTATGGGAGTATGAACTTTCAAACAGGTCTTACGCGGATTATCCATTTACCGTTTATGATAAAAACGATTTTAATGCGCCTTTTGCGTCAGGATCGGCCCGTTTCGATACCATGATCGTCGCGCCTTGCTCCATGGGTACCCTTGCACGGATTGCTACAGGCGTTTCCAACGACCTGTTGACAAGGGCGGCCGATGTTATTCTCAAGGAAAGAAGAAAGCTTATTCTGGTAGTGAGGGATACGCCCTTCAGCCTCATCCATATCAATAATATGAAAACGGTGGCTGAAGCGGGAGGTATTATATGTCCAGCCAATCCTTCTTTTTACAGCAAGCCTTCGGGGTTCGAAGCCCTGGCGGCAACTGTCATCGACAGAGCGCTCGACCTGGCCGGATTTGAGCAGGCTTCTTTTCGGTGGGGCGCTTAA
- the purB gene encoding adenylosuccinate lyase gives MSVTALSAVSPVDGRYHRLTLELAPYFSEAALMEYRVRIEIEYFIALCELPLPQLEGFNPADYSKLRDISERFHEHDAREIKEIEKTTNHDVKAVEYYLKGKFDELGLEEYKEFIHFGLTSQDINNTAVPLMLKGAIEKIYMAYLHELTGKLGELSEEWNGVTMMAKTHGQPASPTRLGKELAVFTERIEQQLQLLQHIPYSAKFGGATGNFNAHLAAYPHINWIEFANNLVNNVLGLQRSQLTTQIEHYDNLAAHCDCFKRINNILLDLNRDMWTYISMNYFKQRIKQGEVGSSAMPHKVNPIDFENSEGNLGIANALFEHFAAKLPVSRLQRDLTDSTVLRNLGVPLAHTLIALKSTLKGLSKLVLNKEAIDQDLDNNWSVVAEAIQTVLRREGYPRPYETLKDLTRKNGAVGREEIHSFIDGLQLKDQVKTELKNFSPHNYTGY, from the coding sequence ATGTCAGTTACTGCACTTTCAGCCGTCTCGCCGGTAGACGGGCGTTACCACCGTTTAACGCTTGAACTGGCTCCCTACTTTTCAGAAGCTGCTTTAATGGAATACCGGGTAAGAATAGAAATTGAATATTTCATTGCCCTTTGCGAACTACCGCTTCCGCAGCTTGAAGGATTCAACCCCGCCGATTACAGCAAGCTGAGAGATATCTCCGAACGGTTTCACGAGCATGACGCCCGCGAAATAAAGGAGATTGAAAAAACAACGAATCATGATGTAAAAGCGGTAGAATACTACCTGAAAGGGAAATTTGACGAGTTGGGACTGGAGGAATACAAAGAATTCATTCATTTCGGGCTGACCTCCCAGGATATCAATAATACGGCGGTGCCTTTAATGCTGAAGGGCGCCATTGAAAAAATATACATGGCCTACCTCCATGAACTGACTGGCAAGCTGGGAGAACTAAGCGAAGAATGGAACGGGGTAACCATGATGGCCAAGACACATGGCCAGCCTGCCTCTCCCACCCGGCTTGGAAAGGAGCTGGCGGTATTTACCGAACGCATAGAACAACAGCTGCAATTATTACAGCACATCCCCTATTCGGCCAAATTCGGAGGCGCTACCGGTAATTTTAACGCACATCTTGCTGCCTACCCGCATATCAACTGGATTGAATTTGCCAATAACCTGGTAAATAATGTACTTGGCCTTCAGCGCTCGCAGCTGACTACCCAGATAGAGCATTACGACAACCTGGCGGCTCATTGCGACTGCTTTAAAAGGATCAATAATATCCTGCTTGATCTCAACCGGGATATGTGGACCTATATTTCCATGAATTATTTCAAGCAGCGGATAAAGCAGGGCGAAGTAGGCTCTTCGGCCATGCCTCATAAGGTAAACCCTATTGACTTTGAAAATTCCGAAGGCAACCTGGGCATAGCCAACGCCTTATTCGAACATTTTGCAGCCAAACTGCCTGTTTCAAGATTACAAAGGGACCTGACCGATTCCACGGTACTGCGCAACCTGGGCGTTCCCCTGGCGCACACGCTTATCGCGTTAAAATCAACCCTGAAAGGCTTATCCAAACTGGTCCTGAACAAGGAAGCCATTGACCAGGACCTGGATAATAACTGGTCGGTGGTGGCGGAAGCTATTCAGACGGTCCTGAGGCGGGAAGGCTATCCCCGCCCTTATGAAACGCTCAAGGACCTGACCAGGAAAAACGGCGCCGTAGGACGGGAAGAAATTCACTCCTTTATTGACGGCCTTCAGCTGAAGGACCAGGTAAAAACCGAATTAAAGAACTTTAGCCCGCATAATTACACCGGTTATTAA
- a CDS encoding inositol monophosphatase family protein codes for MDFQSILTEIKPLILETGEFIRHERTLFSNERIEYKGVANMVSYVDKTAEEKLVEGLARILPDAGFVTEEGTINKTGERYDWIIDPLDGTTNFIHGFPPFSISVALRDRQEIVLGVVYEITRDEFFSSVKGGAAHLNEHPIRVSTPARLENSLLVTGFPYDHLGKLEEWLRLFRKLTETTHGVRRLGSAAVDLAYVACGRIDGFYEYNLNAWDVAAGAFIVQQAGGKVSDFSGSPEFIQNRTLLASNGLIQEELLQLIRENF; via the coding sequence ATGGATTTTCAGTCAATATTAACAGAAATAAAGCCCCTGATCCTGGAAACAGGAGAATTTATCCGGCATGAACGCACGCTTTTCAGCAATGAAAGGATCGAATATAAGGGTGTGGCCAATATGGTTTCCTACGTGGATAAAACGGCGGAAGAAAAACTGGTGGAAGGCCTTGCCAGGATCCTGCCTGACGCGGGTTTTGTTACGGAAGAAGGTACCATCAATAAAACCGGCGAAAGGTATGACTGGATCATTGACCCGCTGGACGGAACCACGAATTTTATACATGGTTTTCCTCCTTTCTCTATCAGCGTGGCATTGCGGGACAGGCAGGAGATCGTACTCGGGGTCGTGTACGAGATCACCAGAGACGAATTTTTTTCCTCTGTAAAAGGAGGGGCAGCCCACCTGAACGAGCATCCTATCCGCGTTTCCACGCCGGCAAGACTCGAAAACAGCCTGCTTGTTACCGGATTCCCTTACGATCACCTGGGAAAACTGGAAGAATGGCTCAGGTTATTCCGAAAGCTTACCGAAACGACCCACGGCGTACGGCGACTGGGTTCGGCAGCCGTAGATCTTGCGTATGTTGCCTGTGGCCGGATTGATGGTTTTTACGAATATAATCTGAACGCCTGGGATGTGGCTGCGGGGGCTTTCATTGTACAACAGGCCGGCGGCAAAGTAAGTGATTTCTCGGGAAGTCCGGAGTTTATTCAAAACCGTACCCTGCTGGCCAGCAACGGGCTTATCCAGGAAGAATTACTGCAGCTGATCCGGGAAAATTTTTAA
- a CDS encoding DUF2490 domain-containing protein produces the protein MKRILASSLTAILLGFFGVSPLPVLAQQKNTDHFSQYWIRYFNRSQLNNKWTVQTEIELRRFAFPDRQHVWLLPRIQLTRALKSGWNVGAGITYNIQSQPQDPDLPVELRRPEIRLHQEINYRHGNKLDISHRYRIEERFIRRTSGAHLDDGYNFNVRFRYRIQLQYPLIRGTDNKGTLQAKLFDEIMLNAGKNVVSNVFDQNRIYAALNYSFSKNLQVELGYLNIFQEKSNGSDFLNTNVLRTTIYHTLTLY, from the coding sequence ATGAAACGAATACTCGCCTCGTCCCTTACGGCAATACTCCTTGGATTTTTTGGAGTAAGCCCCCTTCCGGTACTCGCGCAGCAAAAAAATACCGATCATTTCAGCCAGTACTGGATCAGGTATTTTAACCGCTCGCAGCTAAACAATAAATGGACAGTTCAGACGGAGATAGAGTTGCGAAGATTTGCTTTCCCGGACCGTCAGCATGTGTGGCTGCTCCCGAGAATACAACTAACCAGGGCTTTAAAGTCCGGTTGGAATGTGGGCGCCGGTATCACGTATAACATACAATCCCAGCCACAGGATCCTGACCTGCCGGTTGAATTGCGCAGGCCCGAGATCAGGCTGCACCAGGAAATAAATTACCGGCATGGCAACAAATTGGATATCAGCCACCGCTATCGCATTGAAGAACGGTTCATAAGAAGAACCTCCGGTGCGCACCTTGACGACGGTTACAATTTCAACGTTCGGTTCCGGTACCGTATTCAGCTACAGTATCCTTTAATCAGGGGGACTGACAACAAAGGGACGCTGCAGGCGAAACTTTTTGACGAAATCATGCTGAATGCCGGTAAGAACGTCGTAAGCAATGTCTTTGACCAGAATAGGATCTATGCTGCCCTGAATTATTCCTTCTCAAAGAATTTGCAGGTTGAATTAGGTTATCTGAACATCTTCCAGGAAAAAAGCAACGGGAGTGATTTTCTGAACACCAACGTTTTGCGAACTACCATTTATCACACACTTACACTTTATTAA
- the rnhA gene encoding ribonuclease HI gives MIELFTDGASRGNPGPGGYGTILRAGAHYKELSQGFRKTTNNRMELLAVIAGLEALKKENQTVLVYSDSKYVVDAVEKGWLRSWLRIDFKGKKNADLWKRFVGIYSKHNVRFKWIRGHAGHPENERCDQLAVAAACSASLLIDRGFEAGLAGGN, from the coding sequence ATGATCGAGCTATTTACTGACGGCGCTTCCAGAGGAAATCCGGGGCCTGGAGGCTATGGAACAATCCTGCGTGCAGGCGCGCACTACAAGGAACTTTCGCAGGGTTTTCGAAAAACCACGAATAACCGCATGGAGCTGCTGGCGGTTATTGCCGGGCTGGAGGCCCTTAAAAAAGAGAACCAGACGGTCCTTGTTTATTCCGACTCAAAATATGTGGTAGATGCCGTGGAGAAAGGCTGGCTGCGTTCCTGGTTACGCATTGACTTTAAAGGAAAGAAGAATGCGGACCTGTGGAAACGTTTTGTCGGCATTTACAGCAAACATAACGTCCGCTTTAAATGGATTCGGGGTCACGCCGGGCATCCCGAGAATGAACGCTGCGACCAGCTGGCTGTGGCCGCAGCCTGCTCCGCTTCCCTGCTGATCGACCGGGGGTTTGAAGCGGGCCTGGCCGGGGGCAATTAA
- a CDS encoding NifU family protein has protein sequence MTSTINVYVEPTPNPATIKFITNKLLINGSVDFPDRQSAESSPFASELFKFSFVNGVFFASNFVTITKTAGTEWNELIPILQEFVKGAVESELKISEGKEEAVKFTGSETEQKIQQILYDYVRPAIEMDGGHIAFKAFDEGVVTVVLQGACSGCPSSTLTLKSGIEGLLKRMVPEVTEVVAEAV, from the coding sequence ATGACTTCAACAATAAATGTTTACGTGGAGCCTACGCCGAACCCGGCGACCATAAAATTCATTACCAATAAATTACTCATCAACGGAAGCGTTGATTTTCCAGATCGCCAGAGCGCCGAAAGTTCTCCTTTTGCCAGCGAGCTTTTCAAATTCTCTTTTGTGAACGGGGTATTTTTCGCAAGCAATTTTGTCACTATTACCAAAACGGCCGGTACTGAGTGGAACGAACTCATTCCCATCCTGCAGGAATTTGTTAAAGGCGCCGTTGAATCCGAATTGAAGATCAGCGAAGGAAAAGAGGAAGCCGTTAAATTTACGGGAAGCGAAACCGAACAGAAGATCCAGCAGATCCTTTACGATTACGTACGGCCCGCCATTGAGATGGACGGAGGGCATATTGCGTTTAAAGCGTTCGATGAAGGAGTAGTGACCGTCGTCCTCCAGGGGGCCTGCAGCGGCTGTCCGTCGTCTACCCTTACGCTTAAATCAGGCATCGAAGGCCTGCTCAAGCGAATGGTGCCGGAAGTCACGGAAGTAGTGGCCGAAGCGGTTTAG
- the pstC gene encoding phosphate ABC transporter permease subunit PstC, which produces MIGRQLIDKLSSGWMLVCTSLLLLLPLAIGTGLLAKSIPVLEHQSFFSLLSSAQWSPMEEKFGFYPFIISSVMVTVLSFAMAGPICLLAAIYLTQYARPVLLRIMHPVIDILAGIPSVVYGVWGILVIVPLVADYIAPLAGSQLTGYSILAGGIVLAVMCIPYMLNLLIEVFRNIPRELNEASLSLGATRWETIKFVLVRKGMTGIISAFGLGISKALGETIAVLMVVGNVVQVPGNLLEAGYPLPALIANNYGEMMSIPLYDSALMLSALVLFLIIFLFNSLSRYLIYKTELT; this is translated from the coding sequence ATGATTGGCAGGCAATTGATCGACAAACTTTCTTCGGGCTGGATGCTTGTATGCACTTCCCTGCTGCTGCTGCTGCCGCTGGCCATAGGAACGGGATTGCTTGCAAAATCAATTCCTGTACTGGAACACCAGTCATTCTTTTCGCTGCTCAGTTCGGCCCAATGGTCGCCGATGGAAGAAAAATTCGGGTTTTACCCTTTTATTATCAGCTCGGTAATGGTCACGGTGCTTTCTTTTGCAATGGCGGGGCCCATCTGCCTGCTGGCGGCCATATATCTCACGCAGTATGCCCGGCCTGTATTGCTCAGGATCATGCACCCCGTAATTGACATTCTGGCCGGCATCCCTTCGGTAGTTTACGGCGTCTGGGGCATCCTGGTCATTGTGCCCCTGGTTGCAGATTATATTGCTCCGCTTGCAGGCAGCCAGCTTACGGGTTACAGTATTTTGGCAGGGGGTATCGTACTGGCCGTCATGTGTATTCCCTACATGCTGAACCTGCTCATTGAAGTATTTCGGAACATACCCCGCGAGCTGAATGAAGCTTCGCTTTCACTGGGCGCGACCCGCTGGGAAACGATCAAATTCGTGCTGGTCCGGAAAGGCATGACCGGCATTATTTCGGCTTTCGGTCTGGGAATATCCAAAGCGTTAGGAGAAACCATCGCTGTGCTGATGGTGGTGGGAAACGTGGTACAGGTTCCGGGCAACCTCCTGGAGGCGGGATACCCCTTGCCTGCACTTATCGCGAATAACTACGGAGAGATGATGTCCATTCCGCTCTATGATTCCGCGCTGATGCTCTCGGCCCTGGTATTATTTCTCATCATCTTCTTGTTCAATTCACTTTCACGATACCTTATTTACAAAACAGAATTAACATGA
- the pstA gene encoding phosphate ABC transporter permease PstA, protein MRNRKKTEEWFFRNLMSAVTYFIILILLLIIWVVFQKGIPALSWEMVSQTPKGGFYFGKDGGLLNAIVGSLYLASGAASLAWLISLPTALFMNVYLVRYKKFLTGIRFLLDVLWGIPSIVYGAFGFALMIFFNLQTSLLAGIITVSLLIAPIMIRAMDEVLKTIPMGLLETAYSLGSTRTETAFVIFFRQALPGFITAFLLAFGRGIGDTASVLFTAGFTDYIPENLSQPAATLPLSIFFQLGSPIPEVRERAYAAAVILTVLILIISLAARLLPRNFKRNVI, encoded by the coding sequence ATGAGAAATCGAAAGAAAACGGAAGAATGGTTCTTCAGAAATCTGATGTCGGCTGTCACGTATTTTATCATCCTGATCCTGCTGCTGATCATCTGGGTCGTGTTTCAAAAGGGAATTCCGGCGCTTTCCTGGGAAATGGTTTCCCAAACGCCAAAAGGCGGATTTTATTTTGGAAAGGACGGCGGTTTGCTCAATGCCATCGTGGGCTCGCTTTACCTGGCATCGGGAGCAGCCTCGCTTGCCTGGCTCATCAGTCTTCCCACGGCCCTGTTCATGAACGTGTACCTGGTAAGATATAAGAAATTCCTGACGGGGATCCGTTTTTTACTGGACGTCCTCTGGGGGATCCCGTCCATCGTATACGGCGCATTCGGCTTTGCTCTGATGATTTTTTTCAACCTTCAAACATCGCTCCTGGCCGGCATCATCACTGTTTCGCTTTTGATCGCTCCCATTATGATAAGAGCCATGGATGAAGTACTCAAAACCATTCCTATGGGTTTGCTTGAAACCGCTTATTCACTGGGATCCACGAGAACGGAAACCGCCTTTGTCATTTTCTTCCGGCAGGCCCTGCCCGGGTTTATTACCGCTTTCCTCCTTGCCTTCGGCCGGGGCATCGGTGATACCGCATCCGTATTGTTCACCGCCGGGTTTACCGATTACATTCCCGAGAACCTTTCCCAGCCAGCTGCCACGCTCCCCCTTTCGATCTTTTTCCAGCTAGGCTCGCCGATACCGGAGGTGCGGGAAAGAGCTTATGCCGCAGCCGTTATCCTAACCGTACTTATATTAATCATCAGTCTCGCAGCACGCCTGCTGCCCAGAAATTTCAAACGCAATGTCATATAA
- a CDS encoding phosphate ABC transporter ATP-binding protein produces MSYNLAQPDPVISISGLNVRSARSHILKNISLQIPRNKVTVLLGPSGCGKTTLLKCLNKLTDLYSELTVSGHVYIDGDDIINTGQDLSAIRQKMGLLSQKPYPLPLSIFRNVSYGLKIQGIRDKNTVKAKVEKHLREAGLWEEVKDRLDQPASRLSIGQQQRLCLARGLAVNPEIILADEPTSALDPISSKKIEQLFVKLKKDYTIVLVTHIMQQASTLADHIVFMYLGEVIEQGTREDIFERPKSPVLKEFLATGH; encoded by the coding sequence ATGTCATATAATTTAGCACAACCGGACCCCGTCATCTCCATCAGCGGCCTGAACGTCAGAAGCGCCCGGTCGCATATTCTCAAAAATATTTCGCTTCAGATACCAAGGAATAAAGTAACCGTTCTCCTGGGCCCTTCCGGATGTGGCAAAACCACCTTATTGAAGTGCCTCAACAAGCTCACCGACCTCTATAGTGAATTAACTGTCAGCGGTCACGTATATATTGACGGGGACGATATTATTAATACCGGTCAGGATCTTTCGGCGATCCGCCAGAAAATGGGCTTGCTGTCGCAAAAGCCTTATCCGCTTCCCTTGTCCATCTTCCGGAACGTGTCCTACGGTCTAAAAATACAAGGCATCCGCGATAAAAATACTGTAAAGGCAAAAGTGGAAAAACACCTTCGGGAAGCAGGCCTGTGGGAAGAAGTAAAGGACCGCCTGGACCAGCCTGCTTCCAGGCTCTCCATTGGACAGCAGCAGCGGCTATGCCTTGCCCGGGGCCTGGCGGTGAACCCGGAGATCATTCTCGCGGACGAACCCACTTCCGCCCTCGATCCGATCTCGAGTAAAAAAATTGAACAGCTTTTCGTGAAACTAAAAAAAGATTACACGATTGTATTGGTCACACACATTATGCAGCAAGCAAGTACACTAGCGGACCATATCGTGTTCATGTACCTGGGCGAAGTGATTGAACAGGGGACGCGGGAAGACATTTTCGAACGCCCAAAATCGCCCGTTTTGAAAGAATTCCTTGCCACGGGGCACTGA
- the mtaB gene encoding tRNA (N(6)-L-threonylcarbamoyladenosine(37)-C(2))-methylthiotransferase MtaB, producing MDAPTMDAPKKVSFYTLGCKLNYSETSTIGRLFSQAGYQITEFHEGADIYVINTCSVTENADKKCRKVVREALKASPDAYVAVIGCFAQLKPVEISGIPGVDLVLGAAEKFRLLDHIGDVVKKPKARILNSEVTEASNFIASWSAGDRTRSFLKVQDGCDYTCSFCTIPLARGRSRSDTIENIVRSAESIAASGVREIVLTGVNIGDFGKGQSGGRRQETHFYDLVKALDKVEGIDRFRISSIEPNLLSDEIIEFVASSKRFVPHFHIPLQSGTDKILSLMRRRYRTDLYANRVSRIKSLMPHCCIGVDVIVGFPGESREDFLETYKFINELDVSYLHVFTYSERDNTHALSLPGTVEPAERAERSRMLHILSEKKRRHFYGQHLGSMAPVLFEGDCKDGRMHGFTPNYIKVRAKYDPLLVNELKVVKLVEIADSGEVEITEPEEVLIHEQQ from the coding sequence ATGGACGCACCAACGATGGACGCACCAAAGAAAGTCAGCTTTTATACCCTTGGCTGCAAGTTGAATTATTCTGAAACCTCAACTATTGGAAGGCTTTTCTCCCAGGCAGGGTACCAGATTACAGAATTTCACGAGGGCGCCGATATTTATGTGATAAATACCTGTTCCGTTACTGAAAACGCGGATAAGAAATGCAGGAAAGTAGTCAGGGAGGCGCTTAAAGCTTCCCCGGATGCCTACGTTGCGGTTATCGGCTGTTTCGCCCAGCTGAAACCTGTGGAAATTTCCGGCATTCCCGGAGTTGACCTGGTGCTTGGCGCGGCGGAAAAATTCCGCTTGCTGGATCATATCGGCGACGTTGTCAAAAAACCGAAGGCGCGGATACTAAACAGCGAAGTAACTGAAGCCAGTAATTTTATTGCTTCCTGGTCGGCCGGGGACCGGACCCGCAGCTTCCTGAAAGTCCAGGACGGCTGCGATTATACCTGTTCCTTCTGCACCATTCCTCTTGCCAGGGGCAGGAGCCGTAGTGATACGATTGAAAATATTGTGCGCTCGGCTGAATCCATTGCAGCGTCCGGCGTGAGGGAAATTGTATTGACGGGCGTTAATATCGGGGATTTTGGAAAGGGGCAAAGTGGCGGGCGACGTCAGGAAACGCATTTTTACGACCTGGTAAAGGCGCTCGATAAAGTGGAAGGGATTGATCGTTTCCGTATCTCGTCCATTGAACCCAATCTGTTATCAGATGAGATCATCGAATTTGTCGCCTCCTCAAAACGGTTTGTCCCGCATTTTCATATTCCCCTGCAATCCGGAACCGATAAGATCCTGAGCCTGATGCGCCGAAGATACCGTACGGACTTGTACGCCAACAGGGTTTCCCGGATCAAGTCGCTGATGCCGCACTGCTGTATCGGGGTGGATGTGATCGTGGGCTTTCCGGGCGAAAGCCGCGAAGATTTCCTGGAAACGTACAAGTTTATCAACGAGCTGGACGTGTCTTACCTGCATGTGTTTACCTATTCCGAACGGGATAACACCCACGCACTCAGTTTGCCGGGAACCGTGGAACCCGCCGAACGGGCCGAACGCAGCAGAATGCTTCATATTCTTTCCGAAAAAAAACGCAGGCACTTTTACGGGCAGCATCTTGGCAGCATGGCGCCGGTATTGTTCGAAGGCGACTGCAAGGATGGCCGGATGCATGGTTTTACCCCGAACTATATCAAAGTAAGGGCAAAGTATGATCCTCTGCTTGTAAATGAACTAAAAGTAGTAAAGCTTGTGGAAATTGCTGATTCCGGGGAAGTTGAGATCACCGAGCCGGAAGAGGTGCTTATCCATGAACAACAGTAG
- a CDS encoding PstS family phosphate ABC transporter substrate-binding protein has translation MKKPLIYSILLLLPSLVVSTSCSTSSSENISLSGAFALYPLAVKWGEEYRKLHPDTRIDISGGGAGKGMADALAGAVDLGMFSREISPAEKEKGVWWITVAKDAVLPTISASNPFLGNLQQKGLSSTQFRQIFITKEISTWGQALSSANADKINLYTRSDAAGAAATWAQFLQWDAKQENLQGIGVFGDPGLAEAVSKDPLAIGFNNVAYVYNINTGEKRPGIEVIPIDVNENGRIDPEEDFYDHAGSLLKAIAGGKYPSPPARELYFVSDGLPENKAVLAFLKWILTDGQQYVKEAGYVPVDTAILQSELQKLNGK, from the coding sequence ATGAAAAAACCACTTATTTACAGTATTCTGCTGCTATTGCCGTCTCTTGTGGTCAGCACTTCCTGCAGTACTAGTTCCAGTGAAAACATCAGCCTTTCGGGAGCTTTCGCACTCTATCCCCTTGCCGTAAAGTGGGGAGAAGAATACAGGAAGCTTCATCCGGATACCAGGATAGATATTTCCGGCGGAGGCGCAGGAAAGGGCATGGCCGACGCCCTGGCCGGCGCCGTAGATCTGGGCATGTTTTCCAGGGAGATCAGCCCTGCGGAAAAAGAAAAAGGCGTATGGTGGATTACGGTCGCCAAAGACGCTGTACTTCCCACCATCAGCGCTAGTAATCCCTTCCTCGGCAATTTGCAGCAAAAAGGGCTCAGTAGCACGCAATTCAGGCAAATCTTTATCACTAAAGAGATCTCCACCTGGGGCCAGGCTCTTTCCAGCGCCAATGCGGATAAAATAAATCTGTATACCCGTTCGGATGCCGCCGGGGCGGCAGCTACCTGGGCTCAGTTCCTGCAGTGGGATGCAAAACAGGAAAATCTTCAGGGCATCGGCGTATTCGGAGACCCAGGCCTCGCCGAAGCCGTGTCAAAGGACCCTTTAGCAATCGGTTTTAATAATGTGGCCTACGTCTACAATATTAACACGGGGGAAAAAAGGCCGGGAATTGAAGTAATCCCGATCGATGTAAACGAAAATGGCAGAATTGATCCCGAAGAGGACTTTTATGACCACGCCGGAAGCCTTCTGAAAGCAATCGCCGGGGGAAAATACCCTTCTCCCCCAGCCCGGGAACTATACTTCGTTTCCGACGGCTTGCCGGAAAATAAAGCTGTGCTGGCCTTTCTCAAATGGATTCTCACGGATGGGCAGCAGTATGTGAAAGAGGCAGGTTATGTTCCCGTCGATACCGCAATACTTCAATCCGAACTCCAAAAACTAAATGGAAAATGA
- a CDS encoding TetR/AcrR family transcriptional regulator, whose protein sequence is MEERILLAAEELFCRYGIKSITMDDIAGHLGISKKTIYQFYKDKKELVHLLMQKMVSDQQEEISQHEAGAKNAIEEIFAVIVCLQRLMQTINPVIFYDLQKYHPESWKLYQDFRDNFLTRRIKTNLERGISEGLYRKDLDLDIVAIMRINDLDTVFSTQVYSPARFDMGKVLSELTNHYLYGVVSLKGYKLINEYKNVYEED, encoded by the coding sequence TTGGAAGAGAGAATATTATTGGCAGCTGAGGAACTTTTTTGCCGGTATGGCATAAAAAGTATAACCATGGATGATATAGCAGGCCACCTGGGAATATCGAAAAAGACGATCTACCAGTTTTACAAGGATAAAAAGGAACTGGTACACCTGCTTATGCAGAAAATGGTCTCGGACCAGCAGGAAGAGATCAGTCAACATGAAGCGGGCGCGAAAAATGCGATAGAGGAGATATTCGCGGTGATCGTATGCCTGCAGCGCCTGATGCAGACTATCAACCCGGTGATCTTTTATGACTTGCAGAAGTACCACCCGGAATCATGGAAGTTATATCAGGATTTCCGGGATAATTTCCTGACCCGGCGTATCAAGACGAATCTTGAACGCGGTATTTCAGAAGGGCTGTACCGGAAGGATCTTGACCTGGATATCGTAGCCATTATGCGTATTAATGACCTTGACACGGTGTTCAGTACCCAGGTATATTCCCCCGCGCGTTTTGACATGGGAAAAGTACTGAGCGAGCTGACCAACCACTACCTGTACGGGGTGGTCTCATTAAAAGGCTACAAGCTGATTAACGAGTATAAAAATGTTTATGAAGAAGATTAA